GAATGGGTCCATTGTCTCCTCCTTTCTTGGTAAGGGGTGGCGGTGGAACAACAGGCTCGGCGAGGCTGCAACCTTGCCGGGCCGTTTTCGTTTTCTCGCGAAGACAAACCCTCTAATAAACAGGTGGACATGGACCGGTTGTTCCGTCCATTTTTTGCCCCGCCATCCCCGGAAATCCACTTGCGGCGGGCTTCTTTCTGCTTGCTTTTTGCCCACCATATTTTCAGGGTCGGGCGTCGCTTCTTGCCTAGTCTTGCTGCAGAACTTCTCCGATGGCCAGCACTGACAAACCTCGCAAAACCGGCTGCCTCACGTAGCTCACCTGGACCGTCGTGATCGGCAGCGGCCTTTGGGCCTGGCGCCTGCTCGATCGGCCGCGCTACACCGGTCCCAAATACGAGAACCGCGAAGACAATCCCAACGACGACGCCCCAGGGGCGTCTGACAATCCGCGGCCATACTGATTGAAACCTCGAAGCGCGCATGCGCTTCGGCAACTCTCTGGTGAGTCCGCAAACTTGCGAGAAGTTCGCAATCAGCTCACGTTTGGCGTGATTTGCAACTAAGTAGTCTGCCTCATCACCACATGACCAGATTTTGGCAGGGTCATTACAAAACCTCACTTGACCGAATGCAAAACAGCGAACCGTTATTTTAGTCGGCGTTTTTCTTTCGCTGTCGCCCGCGCATCGCCCGCACTTTCCCTTGTAGCCGCGTCAATTCCCGAACCTTAATTCCGTGGGCATCGCAAAACTCTTTTCGTGACGTCCCTTGCCGACGTGCGGCCTCGTAGTGCCTGAGTAATTGCAATTCGCTGGGCAAAAGGGGATGGGGTTTTGACTTTCGTCCGCGGCCATTTGCTTTCGCAGCTGGCTGGGTGGAACCAAGCGTATCCAAACGGTGACAAAGCACGCCTTCAAAGTCCTCATAGACGCCAGTCAGCCCGCGGATCGCTTCTTGTGCCTCGCGGACGTGGTTGCCGTATCGGTGAGCAAAGTCGTCGGTTGACAGCGGGGCACAAGAGTCCTTTTCGATCGCATTTCTACACTCGCGCACAATGTCGCGATGCGACTCCATGTCGTGGCGCAAGGCGTCCGGAAGATGCTCGTTGACGCGCTGCCATCGCGCAGCGGGTAACTCTTGCAGCGGACGGAAAGCAGCGACATTCTTGGCAAGCCAGGTCGCGTACTTTCCGATCTTGTGGCGGACAACGGAGATTTTTGCGAGAGATAGGGATTCGAGCCTCACTGCATCGTCGACATCGATACAGCCGGCGTAGAACGCGATCAGGTTTTGTGTTTCCCGCAGGAGAGTTCGCAGGCCGGCGCGTGAATCGAGCATCGAAATTACGGCGCTGACGTCTTGTTTCGCGCTTTTGCGTTTCATTTCACGGAGTAAACCTTCAGCACTTCATCGCCGTAGTGGTTGATTACCTTCACGGCGATTTTCCCCTTCTTCGCCGGCACGGGGAAAGGTTGGCTGCGGGTGGAGTAGAGCGAGGCCCAGGCGGATTCGTCGATTTCGGCGCGGAGGGCGCGCTTCAGCTTTTCGTAGGGCTCGCCGGCGCCAGTGAAGTAGGCGTGGCGGACGAAGAACGCTTCGTCATCGTAGTCGGTATCGATGAACCAGCAGGCGATGTCGTCGGTCGAACTGTTGCGAATCACGCCGGTCGTCGGGTCGTAGACGTCTACGCCGTGAATCTCGACAACCACCCTCTCGTCGCCAGACTTTTTGTCTTTCGTCCGTTTGATTGCAATGTCCGGCTCGCCGAAAACCATGAACAGGTTGCCAGCCCCGGTTTTCTTGAGCAACTCATCGCCCATGGACAGGTCGGGGTTCATCCGGCAGATCTGCACGTTCAGCTTGCCGTATCGCTTGGCCTCTTCGTTGACGTGCGGATCGAATGAGAAGCCGCAGACATAGAGCAAGTCGAAGCCCACGCCGCGGACAGCTTCCTTGGCAGCTTCTTTGATGAGCTCTGGGCCGACGGTGCCGTGCTCGGGGCCGATGCAAACGGCGACGCGTTTCTGCTTGCCGTCGGCATCGGTGAAGTCACCCGCGGCGTGGATCCACTCGCCAGCATAGGGTTCCAGGTGGTCGAACTTCAGGCGTTCGCGTTTCTCGCGAGCTTGAATGCCGGCCTTCTTCAGATTCTCGATGATCATGGTCCCAAAGCGGTCGGGGCCGATGATCTGCGTCTTGAAGCCGGGGACGAACTTGGTCCCTTCGATCTTCTCTTGCACGGTCAGCCGGCGATGCGGCGAGAGGCTTTCAACAGTGAAAGGGCCGGTCACGCGCACCCGGCTGTTGTCTTCATAAGGCTGATCGAACAGCAACTCGTGGTCGGCCCGCTTGGCAATGGCGGCGTCGATGTCCTGCTGACGACTACGGAGATTGGTCCACCAGTCGGCCAATTTCTTTTTAGCAGTCGCGGGCCATTTCTCTTCCGGCTCGCGGGGGATTTCCCATTCTTCCCATTTCGTTTTGAGGATCTTGTTTAACTCGGCCCGCAGCGTTTCGAGTTCCTCCTGCCAGCGGGCGTGAATCACGTCGATCGCTTCATTGTTGGCAATCGACTTGAGCGTGACGTGAGGGACCCGCTTGTAGACAAAACCCTTCTTCACGTCCGCTTCGGTTTGATACGGCGGCGGGAACCGGCCGGTGACCTCCGCTTCCTTCTTCAGCCCCTCCGGCGAATCGGAAAGGAGATAATACGGAAACCGCCCCGCCATCAGCCGCGTCCGCGCCAAGGCAATTGCCACGCGACTCGTATCGCACGTGATCCACCGGCGGCCCCATTGCTCGGCGACATAAGCGGTCGTCCCACTGCCGCAGGTCGGATCGAGGACGAGATCGCCGGGATCGGTGGTCATGAGGAGACAGCGCGCAATTACGAGTGGACTCGTCTGTACGACGTAAGCTCTCGCCTCGGCGAATCCAGAAACAGCGGTGTCGGTCCACGTATTGGTAAGTGGGAAAACTGGGAAATCGTCAAGAAAGCGAACATAGGAAAGCGTGTTTCCAATAGCAATTAAGCGGTTAGCAGATGCCAATCGCTTTAGGCCATCCGGGCTTGTCGACCAATACCTTGCGTTCGGCGAAAACGACCTACCCTCAAATACGTAATCTCCTTTGCCCAGGCTGTACTCGTGACTGGACGTCAAGTTGTCGCCGCGGAATGGACGTGACATGACAGGCAACTGTCCATCGCCCTTAACTTCAGAAGATGTCATTCGACGGCGTTGACCATCTGGAAGTTCGATGGATGAGTATTGTGCTGCTCCTTCGCCTCCCAATTCTTTGGAAATCCAAACCTGCCGAACTTTGACGTTTGACTTGTCTTTTGCAAACCAAAGTATGTAGTCGACGACGCCAGGTATAACGCCGCTCGTCGAAACACTTGTTTTCTTGAACGCAAGTTGCGCGCACTGGTTCTCAGTTCCAAAGACTTCATCCATCACCGCTCGCACCAAATGCACATTCTCATCCCCAATCTGCACAAACACGCTGCCTGACTCCGTTAGCAGGTCACGGGCAACGATGAGCCGATCGCGCAGGTAAGGCAAATACGAATGAATGCCTAACTGCCAAGTATCTCGAAACGCCTGCACCTGTTCCGGCTGGCGGCTGGCGTCTTCGGCCTTGCCGTCTTTCACATCCCGCTTGCGGGTGCTCACCTGCCAGTTACTGCCAAACTTGATGCCGTAGGGCGGGTCCATGTAAATGCATTGCACCTGACCTTTGAGCCCTTCTTTCTCCGCGAGGCTCGTCATCACGTGGAGCGAGTTCCCCAGTATCATCCGGTTGGTCCAGTGGGCGTCGTGCTGATAGAACTCGACCTTCTTTTCGAACGTATCAATGCCATTGAAATCGGCGAACAGATCGAGCTGCTGCTGCGCCGGCTTGACCGCAAACCGGTTTTTTAAATCGTCGACGATTACCTGCGGATGAATTTTTTCCTGGATGTAAATCGGTACTACCGGCACTTCGAGCGCGCCGCGGTCCTGCTCGTCCTTCCCCTTCCAAACCAATTGCGGGTCCAGCGACGGATCGCGTGGATAGAGCATGGCCCGCGGTTCGTCCTGGTAGAAATCTCGCAGTTCTTCCGTCGGAATGTTCTTCCGCCGGTCTTGCTTGTGCTTGATGACTTCCACCGCGGAATCGGCTGCTGCCGCCACGGATTTGCTTTTTGCCTTCTTGGCCATGATGCGTGCTTTGCCCGTGCTATAGGAATCAGGTCGTTGCCAACTCTTTGGTTTCGCGCAGGAATTGGCGCAGGATCGTTTTCAAGTTCCAAGGGTCGCTAGTTTCCAGGAATGCCCAGCGGCCGAATTCGCCGGCGTTGTTCACCGCGGGAATCCACAGGTTGCGGGCTGTCGCTACCTTCGCCGATTTTTCCTTCTTCGCCTCGCCGGAACATTCAAGCACCAGATTGAGCAAATCATCCGGTCCCTGCCCATCGTCAATGCGAACCAGAAAGTCCGGGAAGTAGCGGCGCTCGATGCCGTTGATGGTGTAGGGGATGGTGAAGCCAAGCCCCTGATTCTTGACGTAGTGAATAACCTCCCGAAGATCTTCGAGCACGTCCGCGACCTTTTGCTCCCAGGTCTTGGTGTCGGCGACCATGTGCGAAATATGGCACTTCGCTGGGCTGGTCGGCATTGTGGGTCGCACGGTACTGAAATCAACGCAATCGGTACTGCCCAGCGGATCGTAGGGCTGCATGATCGGCAGCAAAATCTTGCGGCCGGCGTCGTTGTTGTCGCCGCTGACGATGGCGAGATAAATCCGGTCGGCGGCATCGTGGGCGAACTCGACCAACAGCAGTAGTTGCTTGAATGCGTCATCGCTGACGTCGACACATTGGTCGAGCCACTCCTGGGCGATTTGCAGCAGTTGCGGAAATCGCCAGGCTTGGACCTCATTGTTCCAAGTATGGGCCGCGGGGCGGTCGGTCTGCTTCTCGTTGTCGGCGCGGAAGTACTTTTCCAGCGTTAGCTTGGCGAGGAGGAAAGCGACTTCCTTTTCCCTGCGTTGCTTCAGGTCGTCGAGCGTGTGAATTACGGATTGACCGACGATCGGCGCGTTCTCGGTCTTAGTCGGAATGTCCTTCGTCGAGAGTTTTAGCCGGCAATCACGGGTGAAGCGGTATTTGAGCTCCGGCTCCGCAATGTCATACCGGTAGCCGAGCAGCCGGGGGAAGGAAATCGCGCATTCCTTTCGTTCGGACAAAGCGCGGACGCGGGTGGGCTGCGGCGTTGGCTTGGGGTTCGCGCTGCCGGTGCTGGCAATGAAGGAGAACGGCACGCCGTAGACTTCGGCGTATTCGGGCTCGAATTTACCTTCCGAATTGAGGCTGTAGCTCATGCGCCGCAGGCCGCGGCCGACTACCTGCTCGCAGAGAAGCTGTGTGCCGAAGGCTCGCACTCCCAGAATGTGCGTGACCGTGTTGGCGTCCCAGCCCTCGGTGAGCATCGAGACGCTGACGACGCACTTGATGTTCTCGCCCAGCTTGCCGGCTTTGCCGACGGTGTTCATCACTTCGCGGAGAAGTTCTTCGTCGGTCACCTTGTCGGCATCGCGGCCGGGGAAGCGGGCGCGGTACTCGGCTTTGAATTCCTCGATCTCCGCGCCAGCGAGGGCTTTGAACTCCGGACTGAGGGACTCGCCCGATTCAAGCTGCTCGCTGTCGATCAGGACGGTATTGGGGCGATGCGTCCACTCGCCCCCTTGCTCATTGCTGAAGATCGGCAATGCGCCGGGAACCACGACTTCGGATCCGTCCGGAAGCTCTTTCTCCCAGCCCGCAATAAAGTCGAAGACCATCTTGGAAACGTTGGTGTTGTTGCAAACGACGATGAAGACCGGCGGCGTCAATCCTCGGGCTCGAGCCTCGGCGTTCTGCTCCCAGCGCTCGTAGGACTTCTGGTAATTCTGATAGAGGCTGAGTAGCGCCCCTTGGAGCTTGGCCGGCAGGTGGGGCGGGCCGGTTTTCGCGTCGGTCTTGCGTCCCTTCTTGGGAAGGTCGTCGCGGATGGCGTGCCAGATATCGCGATAGGCCAGCACTTCGCTACTGCCGGAATCGTCCGCAACGGGGACGCGGGGGATTTTGACGATGCCGGCTTCGATGGCGTCGATGAGGGAGAAATCGGAAACTACCCAGGGGAAGAGTTTTCCTTCGCCGTAGCCGCTCCCTTTCAGAAAGAAGGGTGTCGCGGACAAATCGTAAACCGAGCGGATGCCGATCTTTTGCTTGATGGCTTCCAGGCCGGTAATCCAGACGCGGGCTTCCTCGTTCCGCTTGGCAGCTTCCTTGCGATCGTCGCCGGTGAGTTTTTCCGTCGCTTCATCGGCGGCCGCGGCCTCATTCGCCTCATCGTCGGCGATGGCCGCCGGCTTGCCACGGTAACAGTGATGCGCTTCGTCGTTGATAACGACAATGTTTTTCTTGGTTCCCAGTTCTCGCAACACGCGGCGGACCATTTCGTCCGGGGATTCGGTGAAGGGACTCGGCCCCCCTTGGGCCAACAGCTTTTTCGTCAGGCTCGCGGCAGATTCCTTTTCCCGGAGCAGAAATCCGTGGTAATTCGCGATGATGATCTTGGCCTTCTGCAAATCGTCCATTTGCCAGGAGGGGACAATATCGCGCTGCCGGTAGTAACTGTTGGGATCGCTGGGCAGTAACACTCGCAACCGGTCGCGGATGGTAATGCCCGGGGCGACAAGTAAGAAGGCATCGGCAAATTTCGGGTTCTGCCGGTCGGCAATCTTGTTGAGCGTGTGCCAGGCAATGAGCATGGCCATGACCACCGTCTTGCCGCTACCAGTCGCCATCTTGAATGCGATGCGATCAAGCAGCGGGTTGTGGGCGTCGTTGAAGCTTTTGAGCTCGGTGGCAATCCACTGGTCGCCGCAGCGGGCCGCCGCTTCGGTCAGATAGATGACGGTTTCCAGGGCTTCGATCTGGCAGAAGAAGAGGGGCTTGTCGCGGTCTGGATCGGTCCAGTACTCCAGCAGACGCCGGGAAGTGGGGGTGATACTCGGGTAGCGACCTTCCCGCCATAGCCTCACCCGCTCGCGAACGTCGTTGATGAATTTACTTTCGACCTTTCGGTCATCCGTCCAATCGGTGTCGAAATACTTTTGCTTTTCCTTTTTCTTCTGCTGGGGGATCGGAAGAAAATAAGCGCTGGGTCGGCGACTGGAAATGATTTCTTCCGTGATGCCGTCGTCGTCAAACTTGAAATGACGGCTCGGTTCCTCAAAAGGGCCGTTGAGGATCGGATTTTCGATGTTAACTGCCGCCATTGGATACCGCTGCCCTGCGGAGTGCTGATAGATGCAAGGGTTTGCAAGCTGGTGCAGATTCTAGCGGCGAATAGGAGGGGCCGCCACAAGTAAGAGAACCCTTTGGACTGGGGAACCGGTCGGCTATAAGTGTGCAACAAATCGAGGAGCAAAATTTTTTGAGCATGCCGTTTTTCTTACGGGCGATAAAATAAAAAATATTCGACGATTCGTAGCATCAGGATTCAGCCATGGCTCTCGCAGAATGGACCGACAGCATCAGCAATGACGAAGCTCGTCGTCGGGCCGGCGGCCGGCGGCGGTACAATGCACTCCGACAGTTTCAGGCGGATCATCGCCAGATGTTGGTGGCAAAGATGATTCAAGCGAGCGGATTCCGGCGAGGAGTTCAGTCCGAAATTGCCCGCAAGCTGGGCGTCGATCGCGCGACGATCAGCCGTGACGTGAAGGAACTGCGCACCGAGTGGCTGAAGGAAGAGGAATTTCGTCAGTTCTTAGCAGCATGCGTCGCCGAGACCGTTGCTCGATGATGGCTCAAAAATTCGCTGAGCGACACTTGGGAAGATGCAACTACGATGCTTTGCGAACAAGGGCCAGCACCTTAGCGCGATCCTGCGGCGAAAGGGCCGGCCACGCAGCAATTATCGCCGCCAAATCAGGATCGCTGGTTCCCGCTGGAGTCGTGCAATTCGGGCAGCTGTTTTCATCACTTGCACCGGATTCTGCAGCGCGCGAATTCGGCGATTGCCGTAAGTTGCTGTCCTGACAATCGCTTAGAGGATTGGGTTCGAGTCCCCCACCGCCCATTTTTAAACCTTCTGCCGCAACGACTTGCGATTGCTAAACTTTTGGGTAAATCGCTTGGGTAAAATGTTGGGTAAAAAGGGACAGCAAAAACGAAAAAGCCCGCCGAACTCGGCGGGCTTTTTCGTTTTTAGTGCAACTAGCGTCTTAGTTGACTAGGACATTGGGCCACAGCGTGATGAACATTCACCCACTGATAGGAATGTTCGAAAAAACCAGCCTCGGATTTACACCGGTTTCATTGGCGAACAATTCGTAGCGTGAAGTGGTTACCATCCGATTGCCATAACCGCCGCACAGCTTCGAGGACGAAATTCTCCGGTCCCGCAATTAACTAACCACCACGGATGGATTGTTGGAACTCATCCCGGAAACTGAGGTTAACGATAAGTAAGCCTTCACAAAAGTCTCGCATACCTGCGCCCAGCCCACCATTCGAGCTTGAACGTTGACCTCCGGGGATTGGGTATTTCTTGAAGCAGAGTTGACGCACGACAAACGCGAGGCTGGCAAGGCTCCTGCCTCGTTTTGCTATCACTGCGTGCGCCAGCAACAGGGCGATTTTCGGGCAACAACGTTGAAGTCCGCAGATTCATTCGATCCCGAACAACCGGTCGCCGATGCTAATGAAGTCGTGCCCTCCCAGTGCGCGACCCAGCATCGCTCCCCGTGGTGCTGGCACGCCTAGCCAGATCCCGCCAGAACGATACCTCATGCGTTCAAGCCAATCTCTATTGCCGCCTGTATGTACCGCTGCGCTTTTGGCGCTTGCGTGCATCACTGCCTGCGCTGCGTCGGGCTGTGCAACGTCTCGTCCGAAATCCATTGCAGCGCCAGTCGCGGCGCCGAACCCCGCAGCGCCGTCACCGGGAAGCAACACCTCACAGCGCCCAGTCGACCCTTCAATCGCACCGACGCGACCAGCCGTGCAGCCCGCGGGTTCTGCTATTCAGCAAGTTTCGTTAAATGAGCCTGAAGCGGTCCCTGCGCCGCAACCCTGGCCCGAGCCTTCGCGCGGCGTGCCGATGAATTTGGTCTCGGCGCTGGCTGCGACCGATGCGCAGAACCCGCAAGTCGAGTTTGCTCGCTGGCGCGTCCAAGAAGCTTATGCGCAGGCCCAGCGTGCGAATGTCCTGTGGTTGCCTCATCTCCGTTTGGGCATCGCTTACAACCGGCACGAAGGGGCGATTCAAGATGTCGCCGGGACGGTGTTCGATACCAGTCGCGGCGGCTATCAGGCCGGCCTCGGTCCCCATGCGGTGGGCCAAGGTTCGCCCAGCATTCCTGGCGTCTTGATGAACTTTCACGCTGCCGATGCCATCTTCCAGCCCAAGATTGCCGCCAGTGCGGCACAAGCTCGCAGTTGGGGAGCCCAGCAGGCGTCGAGCGATGAAATGCTCGACTCCGCGGTCCTTTACTTGGAACTATTGCGGGCAGAAGAAGAAGCCGAGATTGCTCGCGAGGTGACCGCGCACACCAAGCGTCT
Above is a window of Anatilimnocola aggregata DNA encoding:
- a CDS encoding site-specific DNA-methyltransferase, with the translated sequence MAKKAKSKSVAAAADSAVEVIKHKQDRRKNIPTEELRDFYQDEPRAMLYPRDPSLDPQLVWKGKDEQDRGALEVPVVPIYIQEKIHPQVIVDDLKNRFAVKPAQQQLDLFADFNGIDTFEKKVEFYQHDAHWTNRMILGNSLHVMTSLAEKEGLKGQVQCIYMDPPYGIKFGSNWQVSTRKRDVKDGKAEDASRQPEQVQAFRDTWQLGIHSYLPYLRDRLIVARDLLTESGSVFVQIGDENVHLVRAVMDEVFGTENQCAQLAFKKTSVSTSGVIPGVVDYILWFAKDKSNVKVRQVWISKELGGEGAAQYSSIELPDGQRRRMTSSEVKGDGQLPVMSRPFRGDNLTSSHEYSLGKGDYVFEGRSFSPNARYWSTSPDGLKRLASANRLIAIGNTLSYVRFLDDFPVFPLTNTWTDTAVSGFAEARAYVVQTSPLVIARCLLMTTDPGDLVLDPTCGSGTTAYVAEQWGRRWITCDTSRVAIALARTRLMAGRFPYYLLSDSPEGLKKEAEVTGRFPPPYQTEADVKKGFVYKRVPHVTLKSIANNEAIDVIHARWQEELETLRAELNKILKTKWEEWEIPREPEEKWPATAKKKLADWWTNLRSRQQDIDAAIAKRADHELLFDQPYEDNSRVRVTGPFTVESLSPHRRLTVQEKIEGTKFVPGFKTQIIGPDRFGTMIIENLKKAGIQAREKRERLKFDHLEPYAGEWIHAAGDFTDADGKQKRVAVCIGPEHGTVGPELIKEAAKEAVRGVGFDLLYVCGFSFDPHVNEEAKRYGKLNVQICRMNPDLSMGDELLKKTGAGNLFMVFGEPDIAIKRTKDKKSGDERVVVEIHGVDVYDPTTGVIRNSSTDDIACWFIDTDYDDEAFFVRHAYFTGAGEPYEKLKRALRAEIDESAWASLYSTRSQPFPVPAKKGKIAVKVINHYGDEVLKVYSVK
- a CDS encoding HTH domain-containing protein, giving the protein MALAEWTDSISNDEARRRAGGRRRYNALRQFQADHRQMLVAKMIQASGFRRGVQSEIARKLGVDRATISRDVKELRTEWLKEEEFRQFLAACVAETVAR
- a CDS encoding BPTD_3080 family restriction endonuclease; this translates as MAAVNIENPILNGPFEEPSRHFKFDDDGITEEIISSRRPSAYFLPIPQQKKKEKQKYFDTDWTDDRKVESKFINDVRERVRLWREGRYPSITPTSRRLLEYWTDPDRDKPLFFCQIEALETVIYLTEAAARCGDQWIATELKSFNDAHNPLLDRIAFKMATGSGKTVVMAMLIAWHTLNKIADRQNPKFADAFLLVAPGITIRDRLRVLLPSDPNSYYRQRDIVPSWQMDDLQKAKIIIANYHGFLLREKESAASLTKKLLAQGGPSPFTESPDEMVRRVLRELGTKKNIVVINDEAHHCYRGKPAAIADDEANEAAAADEATEKLTGDDRKEAAKRNEEARVWITGLEAIKQKIGIRSVYDLSATPFFLKGSGYGEGKLFPWVVSDFSLIDAIEAGIVKIPRVPVADDSGSSEVLAYRDIWHAIRDDLPKKGRKTDAKTGPPHLPAKLQGALLSLYQNYQKSYERWEQNAEARARGLTPPVFIVVCNNTNVSKMVFDFIAGWEKELPDGSEVVVPGALPIFSNEQGGEWTHRPNTVLIDSEQLESGESLSPEFKALAGAEIEEFKAEYRARFPGRDADKVTDEELLREVMNTVGKAGKLGENIKCVVSVSMLTEGWDANTVTHILGVRAFGTQLLCEQVVGRGLRRMSYSLNSEGKFEPEYAEVYGVPFSFIASTGSANPKPTPQPTRVRALSERKECAISFPRLLGYRYDIAEPELKYRFTRDCRLKLSTKDIPTKTENAPIVGQSVIHTLDDLKQRREKEVAFLLAKLTLEKYFRADNEKQTDRPAAHTWNNEVQAWRFPQLLQIAQEWLDQCVDVSDDAFKQLLLLVEFAHDAADRIYLAIVSGDNNDAGRKILLPIMQPYDPLGSTDCVDFSTVRPTMPTSPAKCHISHMVADTKTWEQKVADVLEDLREVIHYVKNQGLGFTIPYTINGIERRYFPDFLVRIDDGQGPDDLLNLVLECSGEAKKEKSAKVATARNLWIPAVNNAGEFGRWAFLETSDPWNLKTILRQFLRETKELATT